A genome region from Trichoderma asperellum chromosome 7, complete sequence includes the following:
- a CDS encoding uncharacterized protein (EggNog:ENOG41) translates to MVVDNVDNEDAFFRGKMTVGKSSSECIPHCQNGSLLFTTRSRDVAFDVANPKIPITIHELGKAEGISLVRKRMRENYSDELILELLQELEYIPLAITQAIAFMVKRQRTVEQYLKQHRKSDATKTKFLSYEFSEHARPENTLESVTKTWKLSFQSIRDSNRRAADLLCLINFFQH, encoded by the coding sequence CGCCTTTTTCCGTGGAAAAATGACTGTCGGAAAAAGTTCCTCTGAGTGCATACCACATTGTCAAAACGGTTCTCTACTATTTACGACAAGAAGTCGTGATGTGGCATTTGACGTGGCGAATCCCAAAATTCCTATCACGATTCATGAACTGGGAAAAGCAGAGGGGATTAGCCTAGTAAGAAAGCGCATGCGAGAGAACTACTCCGATGAGCTGATCCTGGAACTCCTCCAAGAACTCGAGTATATTCCACTCGCAATCACTCAAGCAATTGCGTTTATGGTAAAGAGGCAAAGAACTGTTGAACAATACTTAAAGCAGCACCGGAAAAGCGATGCAACCAAGACAAAATTTCTCAGTTACGAATTCTCTGAGCATGCACGGCCAGAAAATACGTTGGAGTCGGTAACGAAAACGTGGAAACTATCTTTCCAATCCATACGAGACTCAAATCGAAGAGCCGCAGACTTATTGTGCCTCATCAATTTTTTCCAGCATTAG
- a CDS encoding uncharacterized protein (EggNog:ENOG41), with translation MGLLGWTMGILYMDVKALPILKRVVENRREILGDDDPRTIDALSDLATVIALTGNYTESETMQREALARSERILGRKHNDTLNCMAHLADVLDDQGKTEEAIQLLRDAYDAKKELLGNLHPDTLAAEANFAVMLSESVETVGEAFSLWRLNLRNKTQVLGPNHRETLITAKNFIQELQWRHRSAEARELCAQCLARAGDDLYKDNLHSQKLLEDINNIWQTLLETDEAEESSESE, from the coding sequence ATGGGGCTACTGGGCTGGACTATGGGCATCCTTTACATGGACGTAAAAGCTCTGCCGATTCTAAAGCGCGTCGTGGAAAACAGGCGTGAAATCTTGGGTGACGATGATCCCAGGACGATTGACGCCTTGAGTGATCTTGCAACCGTCATTGCTTTGACTGGCAATTACACAGAATCTGAGACTATGCAGCGTGAAGCTCTAGCTCGCAGTGAGCGCATTCTTGGGAGGAAACATAATGATACGTTAAACTGCATGGCTCATCTCGCCGATGTCCTCGACGACCAAGGTAAGACTGAGGAGGCAATTCAGTTACTAAGGGATGCCTATGACGCCAAAAAAGAGCTTCTTGGCAATCTTCACCCAGATACGCTTGCCGCCGAAGCAAATTTTGCTGTAATGCTAAGCGAAAGTGTTGAAACAGTGGGAGAAGCATTTTCTCTTTGGAGGCTCAACTTGAGAAATAAAACCCAGGTCCTTGGGCCCAACCACAGAGAAACTTTGATCACAGCAAAGAACTTCATCCAAGAGCTTCAATGGCGGCATAGAAGTGCAGAGGCACGAGAACTTTGTGCGCAATGCCTCGCAAGAGCGGGCGACGATCTTTATAAGGATAACCTGCACAGCCAGAAGCTTCTCGAAGATATCAACAATATTTGGCAGACATTACTGGAAACTGATGAGGCTGAAGAAAGTTCAGAATCAGAGTAA
- a CDS encoding uncharacterized protein (EggNog:ENOG41) gives MAWNETSIPNLAGKVALVTGGNSGIGFETVKQLALHGAKVYIGARSESRAKQAISDILSQNPSIPKELLEWLPLDLSSLPNVIKAANVLSTAESRLDILINNAGVAAEEFVTTKEGFEQTIAVNHLGHFTLSIKLLPLLKQTAEEPGSDVRIVTVSSVAEKFASSSNNFTTLEDLRDPGATNPNDYASRKAVFRRYGASKLANALFTRELQNQLTQQNTKIIALTLDPGPVATDGGMGVFPGLLKPVLKLVMKSPAKGALTQLYCATALEIAKDTERYKGQFLNGPGKIVQASERSRSKELARSLWKISEEVLAGVDV, from the exons ATGGCGTGGAATGAAACTTCGATTCCTAATCTAGCTGGCAAAGTGGCACTGGTAACTGGAGGAAA CTCTGGAATTGGCTTTGAAACGGTCAAACAACTTGCGTTGCATGGCGCCAAAGTGTACATAGGAGCAAGATCTGAATCTCGAGCGAAGCAGGCGATCAGTGATATTCTTTCCCAGAATCCGTCTATCCCAAAGGAGCTTCTGGAGTGGTTACCGTTGGATCTGTCATCGCTACCTAACGTCATCAAAGCTGCAAACGTACTGTCAACTGCAGAAAGTAGACTTGAtattttaa TCAATAATGCAGGCGTCGCAGCGGAAGAGTTTGTTACGACAAAGGAAGGATTTGAGCAGACAATTGCGGTAAA TCATCTCGGCCATTTTACTCTCTCCATTAAACTTCTACCATTGCTCAAGCAAACGGCAGAAGAGCCAGGCTCCGACGTACGAATTGTTACT GTGAGCTCTGTGGCCGAGAAATTTgcgtccagcagcaacaactttACAACTCTAGAGGATCTTCGTGATCCTGGAGCTACCAATCCCAACGACTACGCCTCTCGAAAAGCAGTCTTTAGACGTTACGGCGCCAGCAAATTGGCTAATGCGCTCTTTACAAGAGAACTTCAAAATCAGCTTACGCAACAAAATACCAAGATCATAGCTCTAACGCTTGACCCTGGGCCCGTTGCAACTGATGGCGGTATGGGAGTGTTCCCGGGTCTGTTGAAGCCAGTTTTAAAACTGGTGATGAAAAGTCCTGCAAAAGGTGCATTGACGCAACTTTATTGTGCGACTGCATTAGAAATCGCAAAAGACACCGAACGATACAAAGGGCAGTTCTTGAATGGACCCGGGAAGATTGTCCAGGCATCAGAAAGGTCGCGCAGCAAAGAGCTAGCTCGGTCACTTTGGAAAATTTCGGAGGAAGTATTAGCAGGGGTAGATGTATAA